One part of the Drosophila teissieri strain GT53w chromosome 3R, Prin_Dtei_1.1, whole genome shotgun sequence genome encodes these proteins:
- the LOC122621760 gene encoding importin-9 has translation MSLQFQNDCGDSVKQAIIEELQNLLSSDTGILQQAEKRTKQLEYTEGYGVYLSEIIMNQAHELPLRQIAIVMLTRYVENHWTDDDDDVKGKANGCMASEQAKRTIRNILPNGLYDPNSKIRSSVAHTISTIAATDYPHGWAELFDIIVKCLGGNEDSIHGAMQVLQDFSYDVEQIKELGPVVIPEVYRIFDSEQNYSIKTRVSAIRILKPLFASIATLITNKDEQSTMMSSILTNFMDKLMHYLSMNSGAGSSFLLRSEIIKVFTHLVNEMPKYINPFMDRVLPIVWQLLTQIAETYVKVSVNQTETNPLASGDSEEDDEQTNFQTLIIQILEFINCILTCNKLRGSIKNVLADLIYITIVYIQLSEEQLEDWQDDPEKFVDDEDDGGVELTVRMCGRDVLLAINDEFGANAIQPLQEALGRHFSVAEAEKTANNPNWWKIQEACMDAVHAFRDVILGGESTFDLLNYLTIVRNLLVHQESPPLVGRALWTLSIYSKSDLYNPQMLTEILDVTLCSLSPEKSHILRISAVRTLNGFLQANETIDGEKRTLLVSKLPGFLEGIMALVPGCRATVLALLMEALTFMVKFDAEFAFASQAKITPLAIAVFLKYTEDPYVLETVQDLIKALCQRKECLGPLQEKFIPTIVSILGLTGAASTEKQDIALDVLNTIVRYTEPPLNNTLLETAFPAIINCVLHTDDHAVMVAGGECLRSFINVSPEQICSYKNGEGINCIMQVVATVLLNPMNSEMTAAGQIGRLVITIITKMGSMLGQNVDMLLKAVISKMQNLECLKVIMNLVLIFAHLFLTQMDAVLNFLSTVPGPNGEPAMQFVLTNWLSRQNSFFGNYERKVTTMALCKLFEYGVATQDNRLTTITFKEVVDDPTDTRRRTRSVAATTQKWVTIPALVKIFKVLISEYQHFQESKTDEPLTDSEEDGDDEDAPGNPAKPRYISDLFEADEDNADDEQLLQELLKETNYQGDIADNLQKFLTTFAQNEHFPTFYEHLTEGERLILLSKVQHK, from the exons ATGTCGCTGCAATTCCAAAACGACTGCGGGGACTCCGTAAAGCAAGCTATCATCGAGGAGCTGCAGAACCTCCTTAGCTCGGATACAGGCATCCTGCAGCAGGCGGAGAAAAGGACCAAGCAGCTGGAGTACACGGAAG GCTATGGGGTCTACCTGTCCGAGATCATTATGAACCAGGCGCACGAGCTGCCGCTCCGTCAAATCGCGATCGTGATGCTCACTCGCTACGTGGAGAACCACTGGacggacgacgacgacgacgtcaAAGGAAAAGCTAACGGCTGCATGGCCAGCGAGCAGGCAAAGCGAACCATCCGTAACATTCTGCCCAACGGACTGTACGATCCCAACTCCAAGATACGCTCCTCGGTCGCGCATACCATCTCCACCATCGCTGCCACGGATTATCCACATGGCTGGGCGGAGCTGTTCGATATTATTGTCAAATGCCTGGGCGGCAACGAGGACTCCATACACGGTGCCATGCAGGTACTGCAGGATTTCAGCTACGACGTGGAGCAGATCAAGGAACTTGGTCCAGTAGTCATACCCGAAGTCTATCGCATTTTTGACTCGGAGCAGAATTACTCCATCAAAACCAGAGTATCGGCCATCCGCATCTTGAAGCCACTTTTCGCTTCAATTGCAACACTGATCACCAACAAAGATGAGCAGAGCACCATGATGAGCTCCATTTTGACAAACTTCATGGACAAGCTAATGCATTACCTGAGTATGAACAGCGGTGCCGGTTCCAGTTTCCTTCTTCGCTCGGAAATCATCAAGG TGTTTACCCATTTGGTCAACGAGATGCCTAAGTACATCAACCCCTTTATGGACCGAGTTCTGCCCATAGTCTGGCAGCTACTCACCCAAATAGCCGAGACTTACGTGAAGGTGTCGGTGAACCAGACTGAGACAAATCCCCTGGCCAGCGGCGACAGTGAGGAGGATGACGAGCAAACCAATTTCCAAACACTGATCATCCAGATTCTTGAGTTCATCAACTGCATACTAACATGCAACAAACTACGTGGCAGCATCAAGAATGTGCTGGCCGACCTCATATACATAACCATTGTTTACATTCAGCTGAGCGAGGAGCAGTTGGAGGACTGGCAGGATGATCCGGAAAAGTTCGTGGATGATGAAGACGATGGCGGTGTGGAGCTCACAGTGCGCATGTGCGGCCGCGATGTCCTCCTG GCCATTAACGACGAGTTCGGAGCCAACGCGATTCAGCCGTTGCAGGAGGCGTTGGGCAGGCACTTTAGTGTGGCTGAGGCAGAAAAAACGGCCAACAATCCCAACTGGTGGAAGATCCAGGAGGCCTGCATGGATGCCGTGCACGCTTTCCGCGACGTCATCCTCGGCGGCGAGTCTACGTTTGACCTCCTCAACTATTTGACCATTGTTCGGAATTTGCTTGTACACCAAGAATCTCCGCCACTTGTTGGTCGTGCCCTTTGGACTTTGAGCATCTACTCTAAGTCGGACCTTTACAATCCGCAAATGTTGACCGAGATCCTTGATGTTACGCTGTGCAGTCTGTCTCCGGAAAAGTCACATATCCTACGAATCAGCGCAGTGCGCACCCTCAATGGCTTTCTGCAGGCGAACGAAACAATCGATGGAGAGAAGCGAACTTTGTTGGTCTCAAAGCTGCCAGGTTTCCTAGAGGGAATTATGGCTTTAGTGCCGGGTTGCAGGGCAACAGTTCTAGCTCTGCTTATGGAAGCCTTGACTTTCATGGTTAAA TTCGATGCTGAGTTTGCCTTTGCTAGCCAGGCAAAGATTACTCCACTGGCCATTGCTGTATTCCTAAAATACACTGAAGATCCTTATGTGCTCGAAACTGTCCAGGATCTTATCAAGGCTCTGTGTCAGCGCAAGGAGTGCCTAGGACCGCTACAGGAAAAGTTTATACCAACTATCGTGAGCATTCTGGGGCTGACAGGAGCAGCTTCCACGGAAAAGCAGGATATTGCCCTGGACGTTCTCAACACAATCGTCCGCTACACGGAGCCACCGCTGAACAATACCCTGCTAGAGACAGCATTTCCCGCGATAATTAACTGCGTTTTACACACGGACGACCATGCTGTCATGGTAGCCGGCGGCGAGTGCCTGCGCAGCTTTATTAATGTCTCCCCGGAGCAAATCTGCAGCTACAAGAACGGCGAGGGCATCAACTGCATTATGCAGGTTGTGGCCACTGTGCTGCTGAATCCGATGAACAGCGAAATGACGGCGGCCGGCCAAATTGGACGCCTCGTCATCACTATTATCACCAAGATGGGAAGCATGCTCGGCCAGAATGTGGACATGCTGCTGAAGGCTGTGATAAGCAAAATGCAGAACCTCGAGTGCCTAAAAGTGATTATGAATCTTGTATTAATCTTCGCCCATTTGTTCCTGACGCAAATGGACGCCGTGCTCAACTTTCTGTCCACCGTTCCCGGACCCAACGGAGAGCCAGCGATGCAGTTCGTTCTCACCAACTGGCTCTCCCGCCAGAACTCCTTTTTCGGAAACTATGAGCGCAAG GTCACCACCATGGCTTTGTGCAAGCTGTTTGAATATGGTGTGGCCACTCAGGACAACCGTTTGACCACAATAACATTCAAAGAAGTGGTGGACGATCCCACCGATACGCGCAGACGTACTCGCTCCGTGGCGGCTACAACCCAGAAGTGGGTAACAATTCCGGCGCTCGTCAAGATCTTTAAGGTTTTGATCTCCGAGTACCAGCACTTCCAAGAGAGCAAGACCGACGAACCTCTTACGGACAGCGAAGAGGACGGCGATGATGAGGATGCGCCCGGAAATCCGGCCAAGCCGCGTTACATCTCCGATCTGTTCGAGGCCGACGAGGATAACGCCGATGACGAACAACTGTTGCAGGAGCTGCTTAAGGAAACCAACTACCAGGGCGACATAGCCGACAACCTGCAAAAGTTCCTTACCACCTTCGCGCAGAACGAacactttcccactttctATGAACACCTCACTGAGGGTGAACGTCTCATCCTGCTCAGCAAGGTCCAGCACAAGTAG